In the genome of Naumovozyma dairenensis CBS 421 chromosome 7, complete genome, the window TAGTTTTTTGTCCGCATTATCTGCAGATCTTTTTATTCTTGTGTGATGTCTCTTCTTGTCCGCATCGATGtgttcttttctttcataAACAGTCTCTTCATTCATTAGTCCAATCAATTTAGATTCTCTTAAGTATGGCCATCTAGTGTAGATGATCCGACCTATATACCTTTTGGATAGTTCTTCCAAGGTTAAATTGTTTTCCTCGTAAATATCATCCATGTGTAATACCATAGATTGTTGTCTCGACGGTTGCTGAAAAACAAGACTCTCATTATATTCTAATTGATATTTGAATGGTAGCGTCAGTAATGTTGGGAACCCAGCCAATAGTTCTGTTCCGGTCTTAGCCTTGGGTAATAGTCCATAAATGAAATTTAAACCTTCCATCGAGGGCTGagaatattctttttctacACAATGATCATGTTCAAGGTCAGAAAAGAGACCACTTAATGGACTCTTGTAAACAAGATCAACTTGCGGATTGAAAGTAAAGGTCAAAGGTTTACCAAAGGAATTTCTTGCCTTTTCCTCCGGCGATAATTTCGAAAGATATGGTTTCATTGCGTCTATTAATCTAGTTTCATCAACAAAGGGCAATAGCACCACTGCTTCCCAATCTGCAGTCTTACCATTTTTATCCAATTTAACTTCTGTTGGATAGAAATCCAATATTGGAGATTTTGGGTCATACATTAATGGTCTTAAAACAGGAggtattaaattttttgatcTTTCTGGGAGCACTGACATTAATTGTTCAAACGGTTTGAAAGGATTATCTTTGGCGAACTCAATAACTTGATCTAAACCTTTCTCTAAATCAGAAATACGTGGAGCATAATGATAACGGTAATACCATCCCCATGATGGACAACCtctgtaataataatacagaACCCATTGTAAACCTTCTACGTAATTTTTGGTAAGTTtggtaatattttcttcaatatctGCCTTAAACCCAAGTTTATCTTTATAGTAGTCTTTTTTCCAACTTTCAAATCTCGTATTATAAAGATCTTGCTCTCTTTGAAGTTCATCAGCATCCTCTACGAGAACTGCTTGTTGGTatgatttaattgtttttctcAAGGACGACAGACGTTTGAcatgttcttcttcagatTCTGATGCATCAAATCCGTCTAAATCAATTCTAAGAGAATATGTGTCCTTTGATTTAGAATGTACCACTATTAAACCCAGATCAAATGCAAATTTTTTAAGGAAATCTAAATTCTCaacaatattttcattagttAATGGTAAAGTTGGGATTTGTTCATCTGGTGTACCAATAGGAATCTTTTCAGAcatttctttgataatcCATGGCTTAACCATCCCtacaattttcttttgttgtttaATTAGTAGTTTTTTACCTATACGCGCTCTTTTCCTTTCACCCTCCAAAGagatattttctaattgttgATTAAACCATTCGacatcaatatcatttttttcgaAATTCATTAGTTCGAATTGGGATAAATATTGTAACCAAACTCTAAGTCTTTCTAAATTAATTTTACCATGTTCATTAATGTAACCATCTGAATGTAATAATGCTTCTTTAAATGTTTGTAAAAGGACGACGAAGGCACCTTTATTAAGATGTAAATCTGGTAAATTTGGTAAGAAATCATTACCAATGACGAACATGACTAAAACGAAATCGTCCAAGActctttcaaaatcaaattcaaattgcATTTCATCagcaatttctttaaattctaATTCCATATATTCTCgtaataatgaaagatGTAACAAATAAAAGTTTTGATTTTCTAAAGTCTTGGCTTGATTTGGATTCCTCCTCCCAAAAACGACTTCTTCTCTTAGTAGGGCGAAATGAGGAGCATGAGTAGACAACCCCAATATTATAAGATCTGCATCTAACCCATAGATACAATGTCTTGTATTATGATCAAAACCCTTTTGAGCTCTTAAAGTTCTAATGAAATCCATTATCTTATGTTCACCTTCCCCTGGAGCTTCATGACCCGAAAATATAATCTCTACTTCTCTCCATTGAGCATCATTAGAAATCTTCTCATgtatgaaatattttaaatttttagtCAATTTAGCCATAAATTCTGTCCCTGGCGTGATAGAATTGGAATCGAATGGTTCACCCTTTGGGATCTCTTCACCATTCTCCAATGCCTTCTGTAAAGCGTTCTCTGCATCCATTGCTGTTCTAAATCTACGGGATCTTTGTTGATTCATCTTGGCACGGGGTGCAACCCCATCAATAGCCATATAGAACACTTTTTTAGGTTTAATAGTTTGGAAAAGATGATCAATATACGTGAAGATTTTGGCAAacacttcttcttctgtcATTCGTTTGGTGACGTCATCATCGTTACCATGCGTACACGTATGTAAAATGGAATTCATATCAAGGTACAAGTTATCAAATTCTGGGATTTGAGTACCTTCAATTAATTGTAAAATCATTGGCCATCTCTCTGAGATATATCTGAAGAATTTTGGGATACCCATGATGAATCTCTAGTTcgctaataataattcgtGTGTTCGTTTGTTCgttaaaaaaatgaattggaaaaatataatacaataaaGCGGAATAGTAGAGTTTCTTTTAACTATCTTTTAGTAGAcaaaaatgaatattttctttttcttctctcTTTAAATAGACAGTCACAAGTCTCTCTGGCTGTAATAGTAAAGATACAGCTTGTTTCTAAAAGCGGACTAGAGGGAGTACTTAATCTGTTTCCTAAGCAGCAATTGAATCTTAGTGGGGATTTGAAGAGTCTATTATAGTGAATAGATAGCTGACTATTAGTATGCACGATATTCCACCGTTATTTGTTGACCTATGCTTCTTGCtcaaataaagatgaaggGAGTGGCAATTAAAGGCCACCATAGTTCCCATAATTCATATCGTATTTGTTTATTGAAATCTGCACACAGTTTAAActtgtttcttcttgacGTTTTCACGGAGGCGGCAAAGGGCCAGGGTAACGGCCTAAATATGGATCACTTCTTACGATACAATTCCAATTTATTTTgcaaaatatcaaaaaacTCGAAATACAATGAAATAAACTTGAGAGatatgaagaaatagaTGGGTTATCTGGTTGACTCTGAGGTCAATTGAAGGGTAAATTTGTAGTCAATTGGGTCTTTGAAACGTGTACTTTTAGACGTTTCATATATAACTACTTTTATTGCCGATTAAGCAACGAGAAAAGCTAAAATTTAGAGATGTTTGGAGGATTTGGCAAATCGAATTCTACAGGTGGATTGTTTGGTCAATCCAATGCTACTAACGCTGCTGCCAGCGGTGCCACAAGTATGTTTGGAGGATCACAGAATATGcagaataataatgccACCGGCGGAGGTCTATTTGGTGGCGCTGCTCCTACTGGTAATACGAATACTGCGGCCACAGGAGGTGGTTTATTCGGCAATGCTGCACCATCAGGTAATATAAATACAGCCGCATCATCAGGAGCTGGTGGTAGCCTATTTGGAAATACAGGAAATGCACCTACAACAAATACAGGTGGAGGTTTATTTGGGAATGCTGCTCCAAGTGGTACTATAAACACAGCTGCTACAGGCGGCGGTTTGTTCGGTACTGCAAACGCAAATGCAAACACTGGTGGTGGGAATACTACCACTGGAGGATTGTTTggaaataatactaataagCCAGGTGGGCTTTTTGGAGGCAACGCAGCCCAAAATACTACAACAGGCGGTGGCCTCTTTGGTGCTAATAACCAACAGAATACGACGACGGGTGGTGGCCTTTTTGGTGCTAATAACCAACAGAATACTACAACAGGTGGTGGCCATTTTGGTAACAAACCTGCCTCAACAACAACTGGTACTGGTGGATTATTTGGTAGTACAAACAGTGGTACAACAGGCACCACTGGTGGTCTATTCGGATCTAAACCTAATACAACAAACACCTTATTCGGAGGCTCTAATACAAATGCACCCTCTACGGCAACTACAACACTGGGAAGCGGTAGATTATTTGGATCTAAGCCGTTGGGTGGCACTGCAGGTGGAGGTTTATTTGGATCAAATAATACTGCGAATATTGGTGGCTCCTCTTTATTTGGTCAAGGGAACACCATGAATACTACAGGAGGTCTTTTTGGCTCTTCACAATATGGACAACCACAACCACAATCTACACTACAATCTATTCATCAACTTCCGATTACACCAATGACAAGAATCGCTGAACTACCACCACAACTACGTcaagaaattgaacaattagatcaatatattcaaaagcAGGTACAAATATCGGAGCATTTAAAAGCGGACACAGAAGAACACAATAATCTAATAGAATCAATTCCAAAAGATATTTCATACCTACTGAAGACAGAATTGTTAACTAATCAATCATTATCACAAGatttgaaacaaatttCATCTATAAAGGAATTAACAgataataatctttcagATACACAACTGTTCACTATTTTATTCCAACAACTATTGACACCAGGTAGTAAAATATCGTCTTTAGATTTAGAGAAATTTTATCAACGTAAAATACACTCAttccaaaataaattagatgattATTCTAGAGTACTTTCAGATATTGAAAGCGCAATAAGTGGAATCAATGGCGATATATTCGGAGCATCACAAGGCCATCTGCCGGAGAATACTTACACCAGTGAGTTAGGAAACATAGATTTAGCGGGGttatataatttgaaaactggCCTAAATGCAATCGTCTCTACTGTTATAGAAGAGTTTGGATTATTTATGGATACTGCGGAAAGAATTGCTGAATTACGTCAAAAAGTTCGAGAAATAACAGGCTCCCATACGTGAATGTATAAACATATTCACTCCTGAATCGCCAAGTTGGTTATATACTTATCTAGGCATATCTAACTCTATATACAATGAGAGAAGgttaaagaagaagcatTCTGTAAAAACTTTAAAAGatgtaatatttttattttcttcttttaacTACAACGAATAAATAATAGTCTGTGTCAGAGAAATCATATCACATGTAGCGTACATTATGTTAAACGAATATGAGTAAAAATTTAGCTGTCATTTACAACTCAACTTTAGGTGGTGCGATAACCAACTATTTTCCTTCTTCCTATTACTTCACCCACAGAATAAAATCCTAAAAGTTGTACACCATATGCaccaaatttaattaaGTCGTTCTTACCTGCCCCTTTCACTAAACCGATGAATGCTTGTGGCTTGTTCATATAATGTTTCCCCATTTCAAATATGTTACAATAAACCTTCTTGAATTCGCCAATCTTTGGCGGTTGGAAACCTTCTTGTTTATATACAGTCTTCGACAATTCAGCTCCCACCTTACCATAATACATGGACTTTTGCATCAAAGCATTGGTCTTGCCAATGAATTTTGTGCTTAATACTTCACCCTTAGAAAGTAATTGAGAGCCAATAGTTTGAATTCTACCCAACATTGGTGTTCTAATAGTAGCTAGATGTGATACTTGattgttttttatatttatagaGATTTGTCGACTgaaataaatcaataaaatagGGAAGCAATGTCCCGTACATATGTATTTTCAACCTTCAAATGTTCAACTCTCGACTTTTATTTAATCTCTTATTCGAAGTTTAAGCGCTTCGTAGAAACTTCCGGCGAATCAAAAGCTCGCACTTACGTCCACATCTCTCTATACATTACTAGCTTAATATAAAGGATTCTAACGAGACACGCAGAAACAAACTTATCAAATCCAAACATCTGAAGGAACAGGTCAGGTAAAAACTTATAACTCGACCCATCACATAGGAATTTTTGTTCTCTGAATTACCGACAAGTAAGTGAAGTTGAATATGCCAGCGTTTACCTTCTATATAATGAAGTTTACTACTAAAGTATCTTTACTGTTACAGGTTAGaaatcttttatatataactCAAACTCGATTATTTAGACGGATAGACCTCCTTATACCTTCACCTAAAATGATGACtttatcttcttgttgtaaACGAGATAGAATATCAGAGATATCTGAGGAGTCCACCTTATCTTGCGAATGttcattaatttgtttGACCAATTCATTGAAACTCATTGAATCAGACGAGTATTCCCCCAGTACTTTTAAGACTTCCCTTGCCAAATCTTCTTGCAGTTTCCTTTGGACAACAGACTTACCAGTTTGAACTAAATTCATATCAATCTTACCTGTCTTTGGGTCCATTGCATAATCCTTAATAGCTGATCTTATCAGCCTCACAGCTTCTTGAACATCTTCTAGTTGTACTTCCGTAGATAATCTCATCTTTGCATGAGCTTCAGCTAAACGGATCATACTTTCCAACTGTCTTGTAGTAGCAgtaattcttttttcatCTGATCTAGAGTCATCACCCATTTTTCTCATTCCAACATAAGCTCTCACCAATTCACTTTTAGCTTCCTCCACAAGTACAggatgaatattttctttggcataattaatatataaagtCAAGAATTCAACCGGAAGTATGTCATCTTGGGAGACATGGTCTGGCTTATCTTCCAGGTACAAACTGGTTAAGTGTCTAGCTAAGTCTCGATCAGTCCCTTCATCGACTTTATCTAACACCAGGTACACAAGATCAAATCTAGAGAGTAATGGAGGTGGTAGATCGATATTATCAGTAACTGGTAAATTTGGATTATAACGCGATCCAATTGGATTGGCACTGGCTAAAATTGAACTTCTAGCATTTAAAGTTGTGATAATACCGGCTTTTGCAATAGAAATGGTTTGTTGTTCCATAACTTCATGCAGGACTGACCTTGTTGAGTCACTCATTTTgtcaaattcatcaatacAACAAATACCACCATCAGATAAGACTAAAGCACCACTTTCTAGCACCAATTGTTTTGTATCAACGTCTCTTGTGATATATGCAGTTAACCCGACGGCAGATGAACCTTTACCAGATGTATAAACACCACGTGGTGCAATCTTATGCACGTATTGCAATATCTGAGACTTAGATGTCGAGGGATCACCACATAGTAAGATATTTATATCACCACGATAACGACCACCTTTCTTGAAGACCTTATTGGCTCCTCCAAATAATTGTAACAAAATACCTTTTTTAACGTCATCtaattcaaaaatactTGGAGCAATAGATCTTGACAAAAGATCGTATAGATCTTCTCTTTGAGCAACCTCGCGGATTTTGGCAATATCTTGATCTGTCACCTTTTTAACTTCCTCAACTTCATTATGATCTATTTGATTCTGTAACAGTTCTTGTTCAACGGTGGAAGTGTCAACACCCAACCTTGTATCTGAAACTTTCTTCACATGAACGACATCAATATAGGTTTTAtataaagattttaataCACGTTGTCTGGAATTCGCTCTTATTGGTATTGATCTAAATGCACCTGTGACTTCAATTCTATCACCTGCACGACATGAATCTACCAGTTCATCATATACACAAAGAGATACTGAATGTGGAGTTTGACCATCCGGGACTAAATCAGGTGTCTCTTGTAATTTGATAACTTGTTTATCAGCAAAGGAACATCTATTATGGATTAAAGACATTGAATTGGGTTCACCACAATCGACACGCCCACATCTTGCTGGTTCTTGAATAACACCTCTATCGATTTCAACGACCATGGTATGGTCACAAACAttacatttgaaaaagGCAACTTTCATATCTGGGATAACTGGTGTGGCTCTTAAGACTAACCCCTTTAAAGTGATCAATTTGTCGATATCATTTGGGTTCAATTCACGCATACCTTTCACTGTCCCAACGTTATAAGGCCTAACTTTATAAAATTtagtttcaatttcatccaAATCAAAATCTAGATGATTATCCTCTACAAGAGAAACCATACAATCTTTAATAGTTTGATCCATAATGGAAATAACCTCCTGTGgataatttaataactGATAATATAATTCTTCTGATTGTTTGAAAGCCAATAAATTCCTAGCAtctaaatttaaattaCAATTACCAACTTCTctcatttcatttaattgtttcaCATAATACAATTCCTCATCTGTGGTggaattaatgaattcttctctttcatCTAAA includes:
- the XRN1 gene encoding chromatin-binding exonuclease XRN1 (similar to Saccharomyces cerevisiae KEM1 (YGL173C); ancestral locus Anc_8.126) encodes the protein MGIPKFFRYISERWPMILQLIEGTQIPEFDNLYLDMNSILHTCTHGNDDDVTKRMTEEEVFAKIFTYIDHLFQTIKPKKVFYMAIDGVAPRAKMNQQRSRRFRTAMDAENALQKALENGEEIPKGEPFDSNSITPGTEFMAKLTKNLKYFIHEKISNDAQWREVEIIFSGHEAPGEGEHKIMDFIRTLRAQKGFDHNTRHCIYGLDADLIILGLSTHAPHFALLREEVVFGRRNPNQAKTLENQNFYLLHLSLLREYMELEFKEIADEMQFEFDFERVLDDFVLVMFVIGNDFLPNLPDLHLNKGAFVVLLQTFKEALLHSDGYINEHGKINLERLRVWLQYLSQFELMNFEKNDIDVEWFNQQLENISLEGERKRARIGKKLLIKQQKKIVGMVKPWIIKEMSEKIPIGTPDEQIPTLPLTNENIVENLDFLKKFAFDLGLIVVHSKSKDTYSLRIDLDGFDASESEEEHVKRLSSLRKTIKSYQQAVLVEDADELQREQDLYNTRFESWKKDYYKDKLGFKADIEENITKLTKNYVEGLQWVLYYYYRGCPSWGWYYRYHYAPRISDLEKGLDQVIEFAKDNPFKPFEQLMSVLPERSKNLIPPVLRPLMYDPKSPILDFYPTEVKLDKNGKTADWEAVVLLPFVDETRLIDAMKPYLSKLSPEEKARNSFGKPLTFTFNPQVDLVYKSPLSGLFSDLEHDHCVEKEYSQPSMEGLNFIYGLLPKAKTGTELLAGFPTLLTLPFKYQLEYNESLVFQQPSRQQSMVLHMDDIYEENNLTLEELSKRYIGRIIYTRWPYLRESKLIGLMNEETVYERKEHIDADKKRHHTRIKRSADNADKKLFNSLKKSMLRNYSKQKAVILDDIRAIVKVLPVVGLTRTENGAFVKNYASQPDYYPLQLMVESISNKDERYIEKPPLPIKEEFPEGSHAIFLGDYAYGGEVIIDGYNNEKRLKITVKKRSVKAEPTIGKERAQQDRNLVQYIPSFLIAKKLGMHPLLLSRLTSKFMVADGNGRHINVGIPVKFEAKHEKVLGYARKGTRGWEYSNLTIQLITEYKSRFPHFFEKLAKVGNGIPIFEDLYPDLSSSETSKMLDQIKAWVKFATEKFVVVSIESDSLTKSSIIAVEEVIQHYSMLPLHPEKKQLANVPRQAILSPRSSLGLLRTQKFELGDRVMYVQDSGKVPLFSKGTVVGYTTLGLNLSIQVLFDHEIVAGNTFGGRLRTKRGLGLDASFLLNLTNKQLVYHSKASKKVAENKTTRKHVKPTNIPNVQKNNKEKVDDIRKKQAHDLLSIIKKSDGHNEVNATVQEDNNSVSVPGDTETTTTVTSIGSTETKKIDGVKDIVLPPNTNVANSIFNAVLHQYDPQTNVAPVAPIAPVNNNTAPMPGLPYNMPEGFATNGLPPMGHPNMGVPIGPPHIYNGSMIPQMNNMQLHPQMYHGAVNMVPVAQEDSAKLTNLIKGNKNTSDKQMKSKAKEVASKRSKKPSSSKSTIVNGKDNSASTKNSVSGDKKKNETNKSKPVKTSDGKIKIKGRPNSSKSITKPAVQSEGK
- the NUP49 gene encoding FG-nucleoporin NUP49 (similar to Saccharomyces cerevisiae NUP49 (YGL172W); ancestral locus Anc_8.125); its protein translation is MFGGFGKSNSTGGLFGQSNATNAAASGATSMFGGSQNMQNNNATGGGLFGGAAPTGNTNTAATGGGLFGNAAPSGNINTAASSGAGGSLFGNTGNAPTTNTGGGLFGNAAPSGTINTAATGGGLFGTANANANTGGGNTTTGGLFGNNTNKPGGLFGGNAAQNTTTGGGLFGANNQQNTTTGGGLFGANNQQNTTTGGGHFGNKPASTTTGTGGLFGSTNSGTTGTTGGLFGSKPNTTNTLFGGSNTNAPSTATTTLGSGRLFGSKPLGGTAGGGLFGSNNTANIGGSSLFGQGNTMNTTGGLFGSSQYGQPQPQSTLQSIHQLPITPMTRIAELPPQLRQEIEQLDQYIQKQVQISEHLKADTEEHNNLIESIPKDISYLLKTELLTNQSLSQDLKQISSIKELTDNNLSDTQLFTILFQQLLTPGSKISSLDLEKFYQRKIHSFQNKLDDYSRVLSDIESAISGINGDIFGASQGHLPENTYTSELGNIDLAGLYNLKTGLNAIVSTVIEEFGLFMDTAERIAELRQKVREITGSHT
- the ATP20 gene encoding F1F0 ATP synthase subunit g (similar to Saccharomyces cerevisiae ATP20 (YPR020W); ancestral locus Anc_8.123), producing the protein MLGRIQTIGSQLLSKGEVLSTKFIGKTNALMQKSMYYGKVGAELSKTVYKQEGFQPPKIGEFKKVYCNIFEMGKHYMNKPQAFIGLVKGAGKNDLIKFGAYGVQLLGFYSVGEVIGRRKIVGYRTT
- the MCM4 gene encoding MCM DNA helicase complex subunit MCM4 (similar to Saccharomyces cerevisiae CDC54 (YPR019W); ancestral locus Anc_8.122), translating into MSNPPSSSPSKLAPPSSSPASNPGSVPQQPSSPALFYNSSSSQPDTLGQGNSRSQNRNGTIGIGSSPFNYPSSSQQTSDILASQNINRTQGSSSNTPLPSRFSNIRSDRSNAISSSPLADGSSRSIRMRRNDIHASDLSSPRRIIDFESRSSNNNPSSSSDPVSQDNNEPLRIIWGTNISIQECTNSFRNFLMTFKYKYRKILDEREEFINSTTDEELYYVKQLNEMREVGNCNLNLDARNLLAFKQSEELYYQLLNYPQEVISIMDQTIKDCMVSLVEDNHLDFDLDEIETKFYKVRPYNVGTVKGMRELNPNDIDKLITLKGLVLRATPVIPDMKVAFFKCNVCDHTMVVEIDRGVIQEPARCGRVDCGEPNSMSLIHNRCSFADKQVIKLQETPDLVPDGQTPHSVSLCVYDELVDSCRAGDRIEVTGAFRSIPIRANSRQRVLKSLYKTYIDVVHVKKVSDTRLGVDTSTVEQELLQNQIDHNEVEEVKKVTDQDIAKIREVAQREDLYDLLSRSIAPSIFELDDVKKGILLQLFGGANKVFKKGGRYRGDINILLCGDPSTSKSQILQYVHKIAPRGVYTSGKGSSAVGLTAYITRDVDTKQLVLESGALVLSDGGICCIDEFDKMSDSTRSVLHEVMEQQTISIAKAGIITTLNARSSILASANPIGSRYNPNLPVTDNIDLPPPLLSRFDLVYLVLDKVDEGTDRDLARHLTSLYLEDKPDHVSQDDILPVEFLTLYINYAKENIHPVLVEEAKSELVRAYVGMRKMGDDSRSDEKRITATTRQLESMIRLAEAHAKMRLSTEVQLEDVQEAVRLIRSAIKDYAMDPKTGKIDMNLVQTGKSVVQRKLQEDLAREVLKVLGEYSSDSMSFNELVKQINEHSQDKVDSSDISDILSRLQQEDKVIILGEGIRRSIRLNNRV